The following coding sequences are from one Halictus rubicundus isolate RS-2024b chromosome 11, iyHalRubi1_principal, whole genome shotgun sequence window:
- the LOC143359050 gene encoding MYG1 protein C27H6.8: MHACRVAFEANGARAYSFNRNVGKCSSIHRSARVFQSQLKHNSFRSVFGACDTKFFRSNRLDVFLTYTPARLRSFSTMSANIKIGTHDGCFHCDEALACFLLKTLPRYKDAEIVRSRDLSILSTCDIVVDVGQKYDPSTHRYDHHMRDFKESVSTVIKKPGYNWKMKLSSAGLIYCHFGMEILKLLLPNMSDSDIEQIFKRVYGTFIYEIDGIDNGVPMFDGEPEYRIVTDISSRVDFLNAPWNSEGIDVDRQFLKAVELTGQDFMQHVNRAAYVWLPARSIVEEAIQNRFEVDPSGEIIVLSRGTTWQEHLFRIEEELKLEPTLKYVIFKDKEYRVRAVPVKSSSFVCRIFLPEAWAGLRDKDLEVASGIEGTMFVHTVRFIGGHKTKDGAIMMARKSLEIAKAGSS, translated from the exons ATGCACGCGTGCCGAGTGGCCTTTGAAGCGAACGGAGCACGTGCGTACAGTTTTAACAGAAACGTGGGCAAATGTTCAAGTATTCATCGATCGGCGCGTGTTTTCCAATCTCAGTTGAAACATAATTCGTTTCGCTCCGTTTTCGGTGCCTGTGACACCAAGTTCTTCCGCTCTAATCGTCTCGACGTGTTCCTAACCTATACGCCAGCGAGACTGCGAAGCTTCTCGACGATGTCGGCGAATATAAAGATCGGAACGCACGATGGTTGTTTCCATTGCGACGAGGCGCTCGCTTGCTTTCTTTTGAAGACGCTGCCCCGGTACAAAGACGCAGAAATCGTCAG ATCACGAGATTTAAGTATTTTGAGTACCTGCGATATCGTAGTTGACGTCGGTCAGAAGTATGACCCTTCGACGCATCGTTATGATCACCACATGAG AGATTTTAAGGAGTCGGTGAGCACAGTGATAAAGAAACCTGGATACAATTGGAAAATGAAACTGAGCAGTGCCGGTTTGATTTACTGCCATTTTGGCATGGAGATTCTTAAACTATTATTACCAAACATGAGTGATAGTGACatagaacaaatttttaaaagagTTTACGGCACATTTATTTATGAAATCGATGGCATAGATAATGGAGTTCCGATGTTTGATGGAGAGCCTGA ATATCGCATTGTAACCGACATATCTTCTCGCGTAGATTTTTTAAATGCCCCGTGGAATAGCGAAGGCATCGATGTTGACCGACAATTCTTAAAGGCGGTGGAGCTCACTGGCCAAGACTTTATGCAGCATGTAAATCGTGCAGCGTACGTTTGGTTGCCAGCTAGGTCTATCGTGGAAGAAGCTATACAAAATCGTTTTGAG GTTGATCCGAGTGGGGAGATCATAGTGTTGTCTCGAGGAACAACATGGCAGGAGCACTTGTTCAGGATAGAGGAAGAATTGAAATTAGAGCCCACATTGAAGTACGTAATTTTCAAAGACAAAGAGTATCGAGTTCGAGCAGTTCCAGTAAAGAGCTCCAGTTTTGTATGCAG aatatttttaccGGAAGCTTGGGCCGGTCTGAGGGACAAGGATCTAGAAGTTGCCAGTGGAATCGAAGGCACCATGTTTGTGCATACAGTGAGATTCATTGGCGGACATAAAACCAAAGATGGCGCGATTATGATGGCACGCAAGTCGCTCGAAATTGCAAAGGCGGGATCGAGTTAA